TCGCCTTGATTGGAGCGGCATATCATCTGACACGTGCCAAAACGCAATAATCGAAACGAAGGATGCAAGCTACGGCGCTTATAACGTGAGCTTTGCAATTGTAGCCAACTGCATAAACGAAGTACCTTCGTAGATCTTGCCGATCTTGGCGTCGCGGTAAAGCTTTTCGACGGGATAGTCCTTTACGAATCCTGAACCGCCATAGACCTCCACAGCAAGCGAGGCTACACGTTCTGCGACCTGCGAAGCGAAGTACTTTGCCATCGCTGCTTCTTTCAAAAACTCCTGGCCTGCATCTTTCAATCGGGCAGCGTTATAGACCAGAAGACGAGCGGCCTCGATCTCAGTCGCCATCTCAGCAAGTTGAAATTGCATCGCCTGAAACTCCACGATCGGCTTGCCGAATTGTTTGCGTTCCTTGGCCCATCGAAGCGCATGTTGCCATGCCCCTTGCGCGAGACCCAGCATTTGGGCACCGATGCCGATGCGTCCTTCGTTGAGAGTTTCGATGGCGATCTTGTAGCCCTTGCCCGGCTCTCCTAGTACCTGCGAAGCAGGAAGAACGCAGTCACGGAAGATCAGTTCGCATGTGCTGGAGGCGCGGATACCAAGTTTGTCTTCTTTCTTGCCAAGGGAAAAGCCGGGGGTATCTTTCTCCACGAGAAATGCGGTGATCCCCTTGTAGCCCGCAGCGCGGTCGATTGTTGCAAAGACAATAAAAATACCCGCCTCTTTCGCATTTGTGATCCAGAGCTTCTGGCCATTTAATACATAGCGATCGCCCTGCCGGGAGGCGCGCGTCTCCAATGCGAAAGCATCTGAGCCGGAACCTGCTTCGCTCAACGCATAGGCTCCGATCGTATCGGCAGCAAGCCGGGGGAGATATTGCTGCTTCTGCTCTTCCGTAGCCCATCGTCGAAGAGCGTTGATGCAAAGCGTATTCTGCACATCGACAAGAACGCCAACCGCCGGATCGACGGCCGAAATCTCTTCGACGGCAAGAATGGCCTCAAAGAATGTCCCCTCAGGACCACCATACTGTTCGGGAATCTCAATTCCCATCAACCCAAGCTCAAAGAGCTGGCGAAGGAGCTTTGGGTCCATCTGCTGTGCTTCATCCATGGAACGGACGAGCGGCCCGATTTCAGCAGCAGCGAACTTTCGCACCGTCTCACGAAAGAGCTGTTCGTCCTCGCTCAGGCGCGTTAGTGCAACTCGGTTGGATGTGGCAGACTCACGAAGATCCATAAGGAAACTGAGTCTAGCATTGCACCAACAGACAGAACAGCAGACCGGCCTTTCTGCAAGGATTCAACAAAAGGTTTTACACTGGAGTTTCTGGTCTTTTACGGATGACGAAGAAGCCCAACCCGACTCCCCGAACACCCCTTCCCTTCCTTGGAATAGCCTGCGCAGTCGGGGTTTCAACAATGTATTACAACCAGCCTTTGCTGGAAGAGATCGGACGCACGTACGGTGCGACAGCCGGGCGCACAGGATTTATCGCTGTCGCCACGCAGGTCGGATACGCGATCGGCCTGTTGTGCTTTGTTCCATTAGGCGATGTGCTGGAGCGACGCGCGCTTATGATGCGCATGTTCGCTGCGGTTGCGGTCGCACTCATCTTTGTCGCACTGGCTCCGACGCTTGCCTGGATGATTGTGGGTTCGGTTTTGATCGGCATTCTGTCCTCCGTAACTCATGTTGTGCTGCCGATCGCTCCGGACCTTGTCAGCCACGAAGAACGCGGCCGCGCCATCGGCACAGTAATGACGGGCCTGCTGCTGGGAATTCTGCTGGCCCGCACCTTTGCAGGCTGGATCAGCCATCTGACAGGTTGGCGCTACGTCTTCGGTATCGCCGCTGTGATGAATGGAGCTTTTGTACCGCTGCTCTGGCGCATTATGCCGAAGCTGCCTCCAAAGCAGAAACTCGGTTACGGCGAAGCGATGCGTTCTCTCTGGACGCTTTATCGCACCCAGCCCTTGCTGCGCGAGTCTGGTGAGATCGGCGCGCTGGTCTTTGCCTCCTTCAGTTGCTTCTGGACGACGCTCGCGTTTCTGCTCGAGAGTCATTACCATCTCGGAGCAGGAGTGGCGGGAACGTTTGGGCTGGTCGGCGCAGCTGGAGCGATGGTCGCGCCGCTGGCAGGCAAACTTGCAGACCGACACGGCTCCCGATGGGTAATCTCCGTCGGTATGGCGTTGCTGGCTTTCTCCTACTTCTTCCTTTGGGGCCAGGAGCGAGCCCATGCTGCCGTTACGGTGCATCTGATCGCTTTGGCCATTGGAGTCATTGTGCTGGATATCGGAGCACAGATGTGCCAGGTGGCCAACCAGACACGCATCTTTGGATTGCTTCCTTCGGCACGCAGCCGGCTTAACACCGTCTATATGACGATCTACTTCACGGGCGCTGCGCTAGGATCGGCCCTTTCGACAATCGCCTGGGTACATTGGAAGTGGAATGGCGTCTGCGCACTCGCCCTCGGATTGGTAGGGCTGGCAGCGCTTCGTCACCTCTCAGGACGTCGCGTAGCCAGCGAAGATCATTGCCATCCCACTCGTGAAGACGAGCTGATGGAAGCCTAGAAAGCTACAACCATTAGGCAGAACGCGTGTGGATGTCCAACATCAACCTAGCCAGGCAAACATATAAACCAGACCTAACATCCCCAGAGCAATCCAAAACAGCCATTCTTCTGACTTGATTCTGATTCCGGAGCGTTGAGGAATTTCTCGAATCCAAACAACAATGTCTCGACATGTTTCTCTAAAACCAGCTCTATCGAAAGCATCTGTCATCACGAATACCTAGTCCTCTTACTTTTAAGTTCTTCCGATCCTCTTTCACAAGGGATCTGGAAAGAACAAGACAGGGGCTGGCCGACAGATGCAGTACTACCGCGTTTCGCAGACATCCTACCATGCAAGCCGCTTTCCGCTTCTTCCGCAATTCCCTGGCGCGCTGAAGTCCCCAGGCGCTCTCCTGTCCCCGGCAAGGACAATTGCTCTCATCCCCGAATGGCGTTACAGTCTAAGTGTGAAGCACTGGAGCCATCGTCGCCATCTATTGACCCTGCTCCTCGCCTGCTTGTGGATTGCGACAGCGGCTTTCGCTGAGCATGCTTCCGCAGAGTTTCCGCTATGTCAGCCTGAAAGAGCGCCTTGCTGCCCGCCACCAGTCAACACGACGAATACGTCCTGTCCTACCTGCAATCTGTCTGCGCCCATTGCGGTAAAGGATGAAAGCAAACAGGAGCGCTCACGACCTGTTCTGCAGACTAGCAATACGCAAAGCGATCGCCCGAGTCTGTCTGTCGTCGCATCGATCCGCGAATTAACTCCGGGCCTCAGATATCAACGAATCGTATTTGCTCTCAAAGACGACCTTCGCATCTAGAGACGATCTTCCTTTCCTCTGAGCAGCGCACCGGAATATTCGGCATGCGACGTCCCTCAACAGCTCGATCAAAAGGAGATCATCACCATGAAATTCAAAGCATTCTCATTCGCGGTTATCGCAGTTCTATTTCTTTCGCTATCAGCACAAGCCGCAACCGCCTTCAACTGTTGCGATAAGCCTGCCTGCTGCGATGGCAGCAGTTGCTGCAACTAAACAATAGCGAATGATCGAGGCCCACATTCTTCTGGTATCAACCGAGAGAATGTGGGCTCGTTAAAACACAAGCACTTTTTCTAAGTATGCCCACAGGATTGTCTCTAGCCACGATCCCTAATGAGTTGGCGCACTCGGCACAAGGGACATTCCCACGGAAAGAAGCCAAGACGTCCAAGAATTTTTTCTTCCCAAAATCCGTGGCTACGCAATCGGCGCATAGGAGCAGAGCATTTGCAGATTTGCACCTGCAACAAATAGTTTGCGACAACAAGATTAGTCAAGTGTTTTTAGCCCATTCATCGGATGGCTCTTGAATGGGACCACCGCCATAAATTGGTTTGAAGTTCGCGGCGCTGAAGGTAGTGTCGAACGGCGTGCCCCCAAAGGATTCAAAATGATAATCTGGGCCACGCGCTTTGCCGGTAGTTTTCTTTCATGTCCAGTTACGAAAGGATATTTCATGTTGAACTCTGTCCGCTGTTGGGTTACGACCACAAGCTTGTTGTTGGTCGCCTGCACGCCCTTCCTTGCTGCGCAGGAATCTTCTCAACACGGTTGGTATACGCCACTGACCAATGGTGACGGACTGCGCTATCCACTGGAAATCGGACCGCTCACATCACACCTTGTCGGCACCGGCATTCATCCGGTGAAAGGCTCCGACGGGCTGATCCATGTTGCGTATGCACTTCAGCTCACGAACTCCTGGAGCCTACCGGCAACCATCAAATCCGTTGAAGTGGTCGACCCGGCACATGGCAATCAGGTAAGCGGCAAGAACCGCGTTCTCGACATCAAGAACGAAGACGTAACCGGTCAGGTGAAACTCTTCAGTTTGCCGGGAACGATGAACAAGGAGAGCTACACCACCCAGATTCCGAGTGGACAGTCCGGTGTAATGTTCTTCGACATTACTTATGACGACATCAGCCAGGTACCAAAGGCGATTGCGCACCGGATCACGGTTACGACTCCTCCGACTCCGGTAGGAACGGAGCACACGACGACTGGCCACTCCATTCCGATTGGTCGCGAAGCAATAGTGATCAGCCCGCCTTTAAAAGGGAGCGGTTGGGTGAACGGCAACGGATGTTGCCTGGAGGTCGGCCCACATCGCTTCGTCACCAATCCAATGAATGGCACGCTCGATCCCAGCGAGACTTTCGCCATCGACTGGGTACAGGTTGATGCTCATGGTTTCGCATACCGGACAGACGGCAAGAAGCCGCAAGATTGGATTGGTTACGGCGCAGAAATTTTGGCAGTCGCGCCAGGCACAGTGGTTGAAGTCGTGAGCGGCCTGTCAGACGTAATTCCGGGGAAGAATCCCGAAGGTTTGACGATCGCGCATATTGCAGGCAATCGCGTAATCATTGACATGGGCTCGGGACGCTACGCAATGTATGCACATCTCGCGCCGGGCAGCATTCAGGTGCACGTCGGCGACTACGTCCGGCAGGGGCAGAAGCTCGGCCTGTTGGGAAATACGGGTAACTCCAGCGCGCCGCATCTCCATTTTCAGATCATGGACCGGCCATCGAGTCTGGACGACACATCCCTTCCGTTCGTATTCGATCAAATGAATCTAGAGGGACGTGTGCTGCTGGATCTGACAACTTTGGACGAAAACACGGACAAGAAAATCGCGCTACACATCGACAAGAACGATGCAAAGCCGCTCACCCGCACAATGCCACTCTCACGCGATGTTTTGGGGTTTCAGTGAGGAAGAGCCTTCTTGGACCGAAGTGTCATCAACCTCAACATTCTGCAACCATGCAGCGTTTGTGAATTTCGAACGAGTTGCTACATTGTTGTAAGAACCTGTAACGAACAGGATCCAATCACCTTATGAAAAAAGACCAAATCGACATTGCAGCCAGGGCAGTAAATTCACTCCCAATCACCAAGACTATGGAGTCGAACTCCGTCTTCACTCGACGTGAAATGTTGGGACTAACCGGGATGGCCGGGATGGCGGCTTTGACCGGTATCGTACCCAATGCTGTTGCGCAGACCGCACAAAAGCGGCCTCGCATCGCCGTTCTCGCCAGCTATTGGGGTCTGCCAACCTCGCATGCGGACTGGATCGTCAACAAGCTCATCGACGGCTACTGGTGGCATGGCGCCCACACGCCTTCGCAGATCGACGTGGCCGGCGTCTACCTCCATCAGTTCGACACCAGCCTGCTGGCGCAGAAGATCTGCAAGGCCAAGAACATCCCCATCTTTAAAACGGTCGGCGAAGCCGTCACGCTTGGCGGCAACGAGCTCGCAGTCGATGGCGTCGTCATCGTCTGCGAACATGGCAACTATCCAACCGACCTCAAGGGGCACTGGCTCCTGCCGCGCTGGTGGATCTATCAGCAGGTCATCAAGGTCTTCGAGCAGAGCAAACGCTCCGTGCCCGTCTTCAACGACAAGCACCTCTCCTACAACTGGGACGACGCCAAGTGGATGTTTGATAAATCGCGGGAGCTGAACTTCCCCCTCAGCGGTGGTTCTTCCATCCCGGTCTTCTTCCGCAAGCCCGAAATAGACCTTGCTGTCGATACGCCGATTAAGAACTCGATCGTCGTCGGGGCCGCTCCAGACGAGGGAGCCATCTTCCATTGCATCGACACCCTCCAGTCCTTTCACGATCGCCGCAAGGGCGGTGAGACAGGCGTAAAGTCGGTGCAGTCCATTCGCGGGCCCGAGACATGGAAGTGGGTCGCTGAGAACCCCTGGGCCAACAACCTGCTTGAAGCTGTGCGAAAGAGCTTTGACCGCAAGCCCGGCTACTACCAGGAGACCAAGCGGTCAGCCGTCTGCATCGTGGAATACAACGACGGCACCAAAGGCGCCGTCATCTCCGGCGAGGGCGGTGGTTGGACCTACGCCGGCGAGATCGAAGGCCAGAAGGACCCGACCATCATCTCCATGGTCGACTTCCCCATGCCCATCGGCCAGTACCACGCAACCAACGCCTTCGCGCACTGGATCATCGAGATGATGCTCACCAAAAAGGAGCCCTTCAACGCCGAGCGGCTGCTCCTCTCCACCGGCATCACCAACCACTACATGGACTCCAACTGGCAGAACGGCCAATACTCCGCCGTGGGCCGCGTCGTCGAGACGCCGTACATGAACATGAAGTACCACTCGACCCACGGCGCGATGTATGAAACCGCCCCCCGCCCACCGAACAGACCCTACATCCGCGGCTTTACATCTTAGGTCAACATATAAAGCATTTCGGGGGAGTTAAGAGGGCCACATTAACATGGACGCCAATGGACAACATATAAATATATGTTGTCCATTTTTCATTGACTTACAGACTTTATTGAACGTTCCTGGAAGGGTTTGTGGTGAGCGAGGCAGGGATCGAACCTGCAACCCCGAGCTTAGAAGGCTCGTGCTCTATCCGATTGAGCTACTCGCCCACGTACCGTGGTCTTTCTCTTTGATTGTAACCGCGATAACGGAAAATCAGGATTGGGCGGGAATCCCAGGGTTACTGCATCCGTAAGCAAATTCTGTACTTCGGCTGGATCTTCAGGTTCGAAACGCTCCAGTACAACATATCGTGATACGATATGTATAGTGAAGGGGACGAAAGAACAAGATATTTCTGAAGGACATATTCAGACCTTGGCGGATTTCCGCTTTGTTTTGAGGAACTTTCTCCACTTCAGTGAATCTGCAGCATTACGAGTGGGCCTGACCTCGCAGCAACATCAGCTTCTTCTCCAGATAGCAGGAGCTGCGCCCGATACTGCCCTTACAGTGGGCTATCTGGCCAGCAGACTTGTCCTTCGACACCATAGCGTCGTGGAGCTATGCAATCGATGTGAGGAAGCGGGATTGATCGCAAGAGAGCGAAATCCTCAGAACCGCCGAATGGTCGTGTTGAAGCTGACGGAGGCCGGAAGAGAGGTCTTGCGAGAGCTTTCCATTGACCACTCGCGGGAGCTGAATCAGCTTGCACCCCAACTCATTCGTTCGCTGGAGATGCTTTCCAATGCGGCACATTGCCGTACCTCAGAAGAAGAAGAAAGAAATAGCGGGAATCCTCGATGCGACGCCTGAAAAAATTAACGAATTATCCCTTGCTCCGCCGCCACCTTCCGCTGGTCCATGAAGACCTTGCGACGACGTATGCCCGCAATCTTCACAAATGGCTTTTAATTGCGCCGATGATTGGCGTCATTGCTGGACTTGCGATCACGGCGATAGCCGAAATCCTGCTGCGAAAGATGTGGCCTACGGTTCTGGCCTATTACTTCCAGCACCACTGGATGATTATTCCGGGTCTCGTGCTGGGCTGTGCAGTCACCGGTCTGATCATGCAGTACCTTACGCCTGATCCAAATCAGCACTCCACTGAAGAGATCATTCAGTCGTACCACGAGCATGAAGGCGTGGTGGACATGCGCTGGTTTCCCCAGAAGCTGCTGGCGGCCATTACAACTGTTGGCTCGGGTGGAAGCGCCGCTCTGGAAGGACCGAGCATCTATGGCGGAGCGGCGATTGCATCGTGGCTCTGGACTAAGCTGCAACGCTTTCCGCGATTTCGTCTGACGAAGCGGGACCGTCGGATCATGCTGATCTGCGGTGCCGCTGCCGGTATGTCGGCAGTGTTCCGTGCTCCATTGACGGGTATCGTCTTTGCGCTGGAGATGCCCTACAAGGACGACCTGGCGCACGAAGCGCTGCTTCCCTCGCTAATCGCATCGGTCGTTTCGTATATGACACTCGGGGCCTTCTTTGGCAGCGAGCCACTGTTCAATTTTGCGAATGTAAGCGGCTACACCATGCGCGACCTCCTCTGGTCTTCATTGCTTGGCCTGGCGATTGGCCTGATTGCCATGGTGTTCGTCATCACCTTCCGCAGGCTCCGAAAATTCGTGGTTCAGTGGGATCAGCCTCACTGGATCAAGTTGACTCTGGGTGGATTCCTAACCGCTCTTTGCGGACTGGCCTTTATCAATCTGTATCCCGGAACTCTGATTCCGCTTGGACCAAACTATGAGGCCGTGCGCGAGATTCTCACCTCGGCCCACACCTCAAAAGAACTAGTCACGTTCGGAATCTTCAAGCTGGCGGCAACGGCGTTTACACTCGGCGCAGGTGGCGTTAGCGCCATGTTTGTTCCTCTCTTCCTTTCGGGCGGAGGCTTTGGAATTGCCTTTGCGCAATCGATCGTGCACAGCAGCTCACTGGGCCTTTATGCCGCGGTCGGCATGGCAGCCTTTATCTCCGCCGCCTATAAGACTCCTTTGGCCGCCGTCGTCTTCGTGGCGGAAGCAACGGGCGGACACGGCTTTATTATTCCGGCACTGGTCGGTGCAGCTATCGCTTATGCGGTATCAGGAGATGCTTCCGTTTCGGGCGACCAGCGGCTCCATGGCGCAATGCCAGGAGATGAGACACTGCACGATGAACACCATGAAGAGGAAGAGGCCCTACTAGCTCCTCACTCTTAGACAGGAATATTCCTTTCCGCTTTTCTTATCGCCCTTTTCTCTCTTCTCGGTTCCGAACAGATGGAAGGAAAGGGCGATGAAATTTCCTGATTTATTTTGAATCAAAAAATTATGTTGCCACACGACAGAAAATACCGGTAACATTCCTCTCGTCCTTCGCCCATGGCTACAGGAGCGCTGTCGTCTTCAGCGATCGGACACTTTTGTTTGTGTGGACGAAGAATGAAAAGAGCGCACCTTCGAGATCTGGTTCTACTGGGCAGCACAGTTGCAGGCGCCCTGTGGTTGGGGCAAAGTTTCTTTCCTTCCGTTGTGGCGGCTCAGGCGTCGTCTGCGCAGGCGGGAGTTCGCAAACAGGCTCCCATCAACAATGAGCACGTTGCGGCGGGAGATACTCTCTTCCAGCAGCGGTGCGCCTTTTGCCATGGGCGTGATGCCAGCGGTGGAGAATCCGGCCCGGACCTCACGCGTTCGAAGATCGTGCTGAACGATGTGAATGGAAGCACAATCGCAGACATTGTACGGAACGGACGCGCGGGCAAGATGCCTCCCTTCCAGATGAGCGAAACCGAAATGTCCGATCTGGTCGCCTTTATCCATGCGCAGGAACAAAAAGCCAAAGCATCTGGCAACCGGAAAGGCGTGGATGTTGCCGATCTCCAGACTGGCAATGTCGCCGCCGGAAAACAGTACTTTGAAGGAGCCGGAACCTGCTCCAGGTGCCACTCGGTGACTGGCGATCTGGCCCATATTGCGACGAAGTATCAGGGTCTTCAGCTCGAGATGCATATGCTCTATCCGCGGGACGCCAAGGGAAAGGCCACGGTTACTCTTCCTTCTGGCGAGAAGCTGACCGGCACGGTAGAGTATCACGACGAGTTTTACCTGGGCATCAAGCTACAGGATGGAACTTATCGATCCTGGCCCGTCTCGAAGATCCATTACACGATCGATGCGCCGCATGAGGCCCACGCTGAACTCTTCAGCAAGTACACCGACGACGACATTCACAATTTGATGGCCTATCTGCAAACCCTTCGCTAATCGCGATCAAAGGCTAGAGAGAGACTATGAACCCATTGAAGATGAGAGGGAACCTGGCGCGCTTTGCCTTGATACTGGCATTCTCTTCCGCAGGCATGGCTGCGGCACAGGCTCCTGACAACGCAGCTCTGTTAAAGCCAGGACCAGATAGCTGGCCGCTCTACCACGGAGACTACACGGGACAGCGCCATACCCGCCTTGCTCAGATCACTCCGCAGAATGTGAAGGGACTGACACTCGCCTGGGCGTTTCAGACAGGCATCCAGGGAGAGCTCAAGTCCAGCCCTCTTTTGATCGACGGCGTTCTTTACTTCACACTGCCGGATCATGTGTGGGCCATCGATGCGCGGTCTGGTCATCTGCTATGGCACTACACCTATCCGCCCAACAAAGGCCTGCATATCGGGCAGCGCGGCGTAGGAGCCTATAAAGGGGCGATCTACTTCCTCTCCCCAGACGGTCACCTGGTCTGTCTCGACGCCAAGACCGGCACGGTCAAATGGAATGTCGAGGTCGCCGATGTCAGTAAAGGTTACTGGACAACCATGTCGCCGTTCGTCGTAAAGAACCACGTAATCATTGGGGTCTCGGGCGACTTCGACAACCTGCACGGATATCTCAAATCTTTCGATCCAGAGACAGGCAAGCAACAGTGGCAGTGGGACAGCACACCTCCCAATCTGACGGGCGGCATGACCTGGATGACGGGGACCTACGATCCAGAATTGAACCTGATCTACTGGGGCACAGGCAATCCTACACCGGTACTGACGGCTGCCACGCGGCCGGGCGATGATCCTCACACATGCAGTATCGTCGCCCTGAACCCCGACACAGGAGAGCTGACCTGGGCCTTTCAGGTTTCGCCGCATGACACCCACGATTGGGATGCAGCAGAGGTTCCAGTGCTGGTCGACGGGACCTTCAAGGGACAGCCGCGAAAGATGGTGATGCAGGCCTCGCGCAATGGATACTTCGTTGTGTTGGATCGAACCAATGGCAAAAATCTGCTGACGGTTCCCTACAGCGCCGTCAACTGGTCACTTGGTCTGGATAAAGATGGGCGTCCCATTCCAAACCCGGCGAAGGAACCCGCGCCGGACGGACGACTGATTGCTCCCGATGAGGGCGGAGCAACGAACTACCGGTCGCCGAGCTTTGATCCGAAAACCGGCTTGTTTATCGTCAGCGCACGAGACGCTTACAGCATCTACTTTTCGAAGCCAGCGGATGGAACGTATGGGTGGTCAGGCGCTGACTATGGCGTATGGGGTAAGGGAGCGATCAAAGCCATTGACTATCAAACCGGCAAGATTCGCTGGACCCATGAGATTGGCAGAGGGGCTTCGACAGGAGTTCTGACAACCGCTTCGGGCCTGACCTTTACCGGCGACTCTCTTGGCAATGCTCTCGCGCTGGATACAGCTACAGGAAAAACGTTGTGGCACGCCCAGACGGGTTCCGGGATCGCGACTTCGCCCATCAGCTACGAGCTGGATGGACGACAGTATGTCATCATCGGCAGCGGCGGAGTTCAGTTTGCCTGGGTACTACCAGAGGGTTCCAACACAAAGTGACAGGAATCCTCACCAGGTCGATCTCCTGCGTGAAACATCTCTGAAGGCTCTTAGCCTTTATAGGGCCGAGTTCTGTTCTTTACTTTAATTAATTGTCCGAAGCTGGTGTCATCCTGAGCGAGCCGTAGGCGAGTCGAAGGGTCTGTAGTTTGCAGGATGTCTCTGACGACGAATTGGTATAAGCAAACGCAGGTCCCTCGACATCCTTGATGTGGATGACTTGCCCTTAAAAGGGCATAACGTCTCTAACTCTTCAGAAAGTTCTTCATCAGGAAGAGAACATTCGCGGGCCTTTCCGCCAGGCGGCGCATGAAGTAGGGATACCATTC
This portion of the Edaphobacter sp. 4G125 genome encodes:
- a CDS encoding acyl-CoA dehydrogenase, with the protein product MDLRESATSNRVALTRLSEDEQLFRETVRKFAAAEIGPLVRSMDEAQQMDPKLLRQLFELGLMGIEIPEQYGGPEGTFFEAILAVEEISAVDPAVGVLVDVQNTLCINALRRWATEEQKQQYLPRLAADTIGAYALSEAGSGSDAFALETRASRQGDRYVLNGQKLWITNAKEAGIFIVFATIDRAAGYKGITAFLVEKDTPGFSLGKKEDKLGIRASSTCELIFRDCVLPASQVLGEPGKGYKIAIETLNEGRIGIGAQMLGLAQGAWQHALRWAKERKQFGKPIVEFQAMQFQLAEMATEIEAARLLVYNAARLKDAGQEFLKEAAMAKYFASQVAERVASLAVEVYGGSGFVKDYPVEKLYRDAKIGKIYEGTSFMQLATIAKLTL
- a CDS encoding MFS transporter, whose translation is MYYNQPLLEEIGRTYGATAGRTGFIAVATQVGYAIGLLCFVPLGDVLERRALMMRMFAAVAVALIFVALAPTLAWMIVGSVLIGILSSVTHVVLPIAPDLVSHEERGRAIGTVMTGLLLGILLARTFAGWISHLTGWRYVFGIAAVMNGAFVPLLWRIMPKLPPKQKLGYGEAMRSLWTLYRTQPLLRESGEIGALVFASFSCFWTTLAFLLESHYHLGAGVAGTFGLVGAAGAMVAPLAGKLADRHGSRWVISVGMALLAFSYFFLWGQERAHAAVTVHLIALAIGVIVLDIGAQMCQVANQTRIFGLLPSARSRLNTVYMTIYFTGAALGSALSTIAWVHWKWNGVCALALGLVGLAALRHLSGRRVASEDHCHPTREDELMEA
- a CDS encoding M23 family metallopeptidase, with translation MLNSVRCWVTTTSLLLVACTPFLAAQESSQHGWYTPLTNGDGLRYPLEIGPLTSHLVGTGIHPVKGSDGLIHVAYALQLTNSWSLPATIKSVEVVDPAHGNQVSGKNRVLDIKNEDVTGQVKLFSLPGTMNKESYTTQIPSGQSGVMFFDITYDDISQVPKAIAHRITVTTPPTPVGTEHTTTGHSIPIGREAIVISPPLKGSGWVNGNGCCLEVGPHRFVTNPMNGTLDPSETFAIDWVQVDAHGFAYRTDGKKPQDWIGYGAEILAVAPGTVVEVVSGLSDVIPGKNPEGLTIAHIAGNRVIIDMGSGRYAMYAHLAPGSIQVHVGDYVRQGQKLGLLGNTGNSSAPHLHFQIMDRPSSLDDTSLPFVFDQMNLEGRVLLDLTTLDENTDKKIALHIDKNDAKPLTRTMPLSRDVLGFQ
- a CDS encoding MarR family winged helix-turn-helix transcriptional regulator; its protein translation is MRNFLHFSESAALRVGLTSQQHQLLLQIAGAAPDTALTVGYLASRLVLRHHSVVELCNRCEEAGLIARERNPQNRRMVVLKLTEAGREVLRELSIDHSRELNQLAPQLIRSLEMLSNAAHCRTSEEEERNSGNPRCDA
- a CDS encoding chloride channel protein; protein product: MRRLKKLTNYPLLRRHLPLVHEDLATTYARNLHKWLLIAPMIGVIAGLAITAIAEILLRKMWPTVLAYYFQHHWMIIPGLVLGCAVTGLIMQYLTPDPNQHSTEEIIQSYHEHEGVVDMRWFPQKLLAAITTVGSGGSAALEGPSIYGGAAIASWLWTKLQRFPRFRLTKRDRRIMLICGAAAGMSAVFRAPLTGIVFALEMPYKDDLAHEALLPSLIASVVSYMTLGAFFGSEPLFNFANVSGYTMRDLLWSSLLGLAIGLIAMVFVITFRRLRKFVVQWDQPHWIKLTLGGFLTALCGLAFINLYPGTLIPLGPNYEAVREILTSAHTSKELVTFGIFKLAATAFTLGAGGVSAMFVPLFLSGGGFGIAFAQSIVHSSSLGLYAAVGMAAFISAAYKTPLAAVVFVAEATGGHGFIIPALVGAAIAYAVSGDASVSGDQRLHGAMPGDETLHDEHHEEEEALLAPHS
- a CDS encoding c-type cytochrome translates to MKRAHLRDLVLLGSTVAGALWLGQSFFPSVVAAQASSAQAGVRKQAPINNEHVAAGDTLFQQRCAFCHGRDASGGESGPDLTRSKIVLNDVNGSTIADIVRNGRAGKMPPFQMSETEMSDLVAFIHAQEQKAKASGNRKGVDVADLQTGNVAAGKQYFEGAGTCSRCHSVTGDLAHIATKYQGLQLEMHMLYPRDAKGKATVTLPSGEKLTGTVEYHDEFYLGIKLQDGTYRSWPVSKIHYTIDAPHEAHAELFSKYTDDDIHNLMAYLQTLR
- a CDS encoding acido-empty-quinoprotein group A, with amino-acid sequence MNPLKMRGNLARFALILAFSSAGMAAAQAPDNAALLKPGPDSWPLYHGDYTGQRHTRLAQITPQNVKGLTLAWAFQTGIQGELKSSPLLIDGVLYFTLPDHVWAIDARSGHLLWHYTYPPNKGLHIGQRGVGAYKGAIYFLSPDGHLVCLDAKTGTVKWNVEVADVSKGYWTTMSPFVVKNHVIIGVSGDFDNLHGYLKSFDPETGKQQWQWDSTPPNLTGGMTWMTGTYDPELNLIYWGTGNPTPVLTAATRPGDDPHTCSIVALNPDTGELTWAFQVSPHDTHDWDAAEVPVLVDGTFKGQPRKMVMQASRNGYFVVLDRTNGKNLLTVPYSAVNWSLGLDKDGRPIPNPAKEPAPDGRLIAPDEGGATNYRSPSFDPKTGLFIVSARDAYSIYFSKPADGTYGWSGADYGVWGKGAIKAIDYQTGKIRWTHEIGRGASTGVLTTASGLTFTGDSLGNALALDTATGKTLWHAQTGSGIATSPISYELDGRQYVIIGSGGVQFAWVLPEGSNTK